CACATGATTTCCTACGTAACAAAGTTGAGCTATGACTCCAAGatattggtttttatttaaaaaaagactaaatactattaaataataataataataaaaaacaagagaGCAAGGTCATACTCCATGACTATGTAGACATTATTGGCATCCTCAAATGCATCGTAAAATCTGACCAGATTCTTATGTCCAGATAATGCTTTCAGTATTTTCACCTCTCTACGAACATCTTCAATAGCTATTGCTGTTGTCATCTGCGAAAAATCCCTCATTTAATTACCAATATGCCTTCAAATTAAAAGTTAAATTCTGTAAGTTAGTAAATCATGTATGAACCCTGCCTCACCTATATAATACATGCAGATGAGAAAATATGGAAGGTCAGTACAAATTAATGACCTAAAACTCCTTTAAAAACGTTTCGCAGACAAAGATCAACAGGCTCAAAACATGTACAAGCCAAAAGATTTACCCATATTCAATCCCCCAGACTTGTTGCAGGGAAGGCATAATTCGCATAACCATGCTTAACCAAATGATCAGACTGTTCATCATTTGATTTGCCTCTctcaatttaaaacaaaattataaaagcTTATACTAAAAACAATAATTGCTTCAACTCAAATTGTGCACTTTGACCTTCTAATTTATCCATAGAATGTTGCCACATATACTTTTTCTGatgatttgtatttttcatttattccATATTTACTTAAATACACAAAGAAAACAAGCTTAtctacaaaacaagaaaatgcacattcaactaaattatgaaaaagaaCATATAAATCGTAGTATGAGCAAAACCTTCGCTTTGGCTATGATCTTGACCGCGACAGGCTGTCCCTTGAGCTGTCCCTTCTTGCCCTTGGCCCAGCAAGTGTGACCAAAATGCCCTCGACCCACCTCCTTCCCCAGCTCAAACTTTGCCCCAAAGTTCTTCCCATACCCGAAGCTTTTGTCTAGTGCTCTATCAGCCTCGACTTGGTCTCCTTGATGCTCCTCCGGTATCGGCCCGTCCTTTGGCTTCGCCTCACGCCCCTGTCGCCTTCGAAGTGCCGCCATAATCGGCTTCGCCGGTGACGGTGGAGGCAAGGGCCACCGGAATTTCCTTCCCGGCGTCCTCGCCGGAGACGGAGCTATTCCGGCGGGTAGTGGGCTCTGCAGCGGACTCGCCGAGAAAGAGTTCGCCGGAGTTTCTTTGCCGGAGTGAACATCGGTGGTGCTGGGGCTCGGTGGCACCGGGGCGACTGGCGAATGTTTTGACTGTTGGCGGCCGGTGGGTTCGTTGTCGGCCACCGAGACGTTCTTGCTGCAACAATGTCCCATCGttgaatttagggttttggcgGAGGAGGAGTCAAAGTAAGAACATCGGACGGTGGAGAGAATTCGACGACTTACAGAGgcgggagagagaaagaaggaagaaggaaagaaagtgaataagaaagagaagagagtggTGTCTTGAAATGCTGGTGCCTTAAGTTTGAATGTTGGAGTTATATGCTAATTTGACAGCAAACCAGGGGCATTTATGTTGAATGGTTAATACCTGGCCGTTGATCTTAATCATCTATAATTTTCTGCGGGTCTCATCCGCAATTATCTATCAATTGCACTCACCCCCTGCTCATCgtaaattttcatttccacTTTTACCTTTAATCCctactctcttttttcctcttaatataagcaatattaaaattaaagaattcaAATACAGCCTCCAGGTAGACCTATCAATGGATTGGAATTTAATCCGTATCCGGTGTAATTAATAGGAGGTAGATTGGACTTCTCAATCTGATAATCCGATTACAATACGAATTCGATAATTCgattataaataaatcttgATATGAATTATAGTTGATCTGATATGATAATAATCTGATATGACTTAGtatgataaaatatcaaaatttgatataaaaagtagataaatacaataaaagaacgagactgaaatttttatttgttataaatatcaaaataaattcGATAATAATATAATCTGATTCGAATTTGACGTGTAACGTATATGATTTGATAGGTAAAATTCGATAGTCTAAATACGATATGAAAATGATAATCTAATTATAAATGTTTTGAAAGGATGATATGTGAATCCACCAAAGTAAGCTAattctttaataaataaaaaacaagtgaAAAATAGTTATAGTTTTGTAATGAATCATCCACCATATAAAGATATAAAgataaaattttggaaaaactCAGAAGTTTTGATATAACGTAGTTTGGCGTCATACTGGTGTCTATACACAAGCATGAATTCAGagaaaccaacatattatttaaatgtgGCTATTGACGAGATTGCGGGTGGTAATTAGGAATAAAAACAATTGGATTAACCGCATTAATCGAATCAAATTGTGGaatattttcttccttcttaaaaaaatattatattgttgGGGAGATTGGGATCGGAGGGGGATGGGACAGAATTTCTCCTTCTCAAAAACTTCGAGATCGTCAttcttctagttttataagaAACCTCTCTTTCTTTGAATACAACGCTCtgctggttttgtttttaatatttcatatgtattataattatttaattcatCAATAATTAAGTTCACTATAGTCATGCATAATTCACAGGTCACGGTGAACTTGATTTGAGAATCACCATACCCACCAATCAATAAGTAGGTGACCAAATCAAGTCATCGAGAATTGAAGCTTTGAACAAGTTGGAAAATTTCTTATCTGCCCCTTTCTTAatataaaaaaccaaacaaagttggaatttttctctctgccgtctttcttctgcttcttctaCCTATGACATATAGAACTGGACCAGTCTGATACGTGCTGATATACATTTGAAATTTCTCTTGAATCTCATCTACTTGTAACAACAAGGATACTGAAATTGTCCCGCCCTTGTATTTGGCAATTCAACTCTGCAAAAAGTTGGTAACCATGATTACAGGCTATACTTATCAGGTCGGGTGTCATGcagacaaaggaaaaaaacttaCCTATAACCGGGATAATACAGTTTTGCTATTTTCGGTTAATGAAATAATGACAcgtgaaaaaattatcatatatattactgcattatttatcaaaaataacaaaaagtgCTATTTCCGTTACACGAGAGTTTCTCTCCATGAAGAGGAGTGAGAATAGACACACGGATTGACATGATCGAGCCGCCTCACCTACAACTTTCTCGCCGACGTTTGCTGGTGCTACTATACTAGAGCCCACACTGTGTTAGCCTTggattatatttattaaattcacCCCAAAAACTTATATTGGCCCAACTCATATTATGTTTAGAGACCGATCCTTTGTTGGGCTTTGAATAAGTGTTTCTGAAAATACTTAACTCATTCATCgaaaaaatttatcatttggaaagaaaaaacgaAAACAATAACATGGAGGATTATAATTAACATGGAGGATTATAATTAGGGATGGGTATTGAGACCGaaaaactataaaatcataCTGCATCGGAtggaaaaaattagaaaaaaatcGTGTTCATTAAAAAGTCAACAACTTGACTTCAAACTTAACCAAACTGGCTCAACAAGTACAAAATTCGAAGTATGTTAAATAGATAATTATCAGCCGTTGATAAATTATTTATGAATCCCTCTTCCATCAATCGAGCTCGCGTAAAACATCTATAGGggttaaaatttatataaatatctcaaataaaaaacaaatctaaaGAGAAAAAGGTTTATGTCCACGTGGCGCTTGGAGGCGTGGACAATCATGCAATGGTAGAGAAATTGCCCTATAAATGGCGGGAGCCTCACCTACTTGTAATTTTCTCACATTCAattatctttctctctctatttatctctctctccctcgtCAACTCTTCGCTAATTACATATCAACCCCTCAAAAACCCTCCAATCCTAAAACACCCCCAAATCGTCACCAGGGGACTTCCCCTTCTCTCTCCATCGTTTCGGTAGAGTAAGTCCATTCCCGTTCCGGTCCCTTTTGTCTCATAAATTCCTGCAGTTATATGGTTTTGCATTTTCCCCTTTTGTTTGAGCTTCTCGAACCCTAGGGTTTCATTAAgcagagtgagtgagagagttGGAGTTGTACCGTAGCTTCTGATTCAATGGAGGCTACGGCCGCTGCGCGTGGTAGTTCGATGCCGATGCCACCACCGCCTACGCGCAAAGAGTGGCGCGCCGTCTCCGACCATCATTCGGCACGAAACGTCGGGGATGAGGTACTAGTTTGCTAAAAACCACTGGCATTGGAGTTTTTTGGTTGCTTGAATAATTTAaatagataaaagaaaaagaaatttggaaCAATGAGTTTTTAAGTTGGGTTGTGAATGTCAAAAGTCCTTCACTAATTTGAGGATTAGGGTTTGCAGGTTGTGTTTAtcctttttattgttttggtaCTAAGAATGCAAAAAACCCTTTTTTCATTATGCCTGATGTGTAAACTAGGGAGGGTGAGTGtcataagttatttatttctGATTTCAGCTCACTTATTTTTCCGTGCCTGttgttttcctcttcttttggtTAAAGGTTTGAATTTGTGCTTGTGGGTAGGTGGGTAATGTTATATTCGCATGACTTGACATATCTACAAGGTTGTAATTTCTAAATACTTGAAGGAGACCATTTTGGTGAATGTGCATACAATTTGAATGAAGCAACCTTGACTTTCTtctggcaaaaaaaaaagaaatcacaaTTTTCTGTGGAATGAGATTATCATGAAAAAGAACAACGACTTTCTGTCTCATGATTAAGAAgtaaaaatgaaggaaaatttCACAATTCATTAGTTCTTTGAATGCTGAGTAATTGGATGAGGAGAAATGTACAGTTGGGTGCTTTGCAATCTAATTTGgtattcatttatatataaaaataacaatgTACCTTAGAAATTCTTTAGGATTAGTTAAGTgaagtttttgcctttttgtgaCTGAATTCATGGGAAAAATGTGTTACTTGTACAGCATTTGTATTTGTTGCTTTTCCattgttttgttcttgaatTGGGCATCTTCCCATGTGCAGGAGTTGGAACGATCAAAACTAGGCCAATCAGATGAGAGAACAATATATGAGGTAAAGATTTTGATTCTAGTTTAGCTTGTATTCTGAAGGATTCACTGAAAGCGAAGTTGATTTGTTGTTTATCAAGGTGCAGCAGGGGAGAGAGCCGGTTGATGTGGACTTCTGTTCAATCACAATAGATGGGACTTTAGACCAAGACCTTTTGCAGCAGCAGATTGATGATGTTTCTAGGCAACGAGAGGAACTGCAGCATATGGAGATTGAGCTTAAAGCTCAAATGATTGCAACATCTGAGATAATTGAACTACAAAATAACTTTGATGCTCAAATAAAGGACCATGCTAATGCTGCCGCCAAGCTTCAGGTTTTCGTTGATAATTGGATTGTACTTTATAATGTGTATTTCGATAGgggtttttcaaatttcaattacaagaATCTCATCAGACGTGATGATTATAGAAGTTATGCTAGCATGCTTATAGTGATTTTATAATGTCACATGCGTATCCCacttttttttgaatttggggCAAATTTAAGGCACAAAAGTTATCCCTTAAACTACTTTGTTAGCTTATTTCCTTGAGATATATGTGTAGAATGAACTACTGACAGTTTTTTCTAAATATTGGGTCCACATACGGTACAGGAGCAACTACATGAAAGGGAGCAGACCATACATGATCTGGAAAggaaaatggaagagaaagaTAGAGAGCTGCATGCTataaaattagataatgaagTGGTAACTTGAATGCTTCTGTTTTGATATGTTTCTATTTGCTATTGGTTTGAGCTGTTTGGAAGAATAATTTGcaaattcttattcttttgattttcataATGTTCTGGCAGGCCTGGGCTAAAGAGGACCTTCTTAGAGAACAGAACAAAGAATTAGCAAATTTCAGGTACTGGCCTGTTTGTTTAACTTTTTTACTGCGCTTTTAAGCTCCTTTCCCATAATGCACGCCAAGTTCTTCACTGGATTTACTTGAATGTAATGAAATATTCTTGTTTTACTATTGCATGATATTTAAAGGCTTTGTATTTAATGTTTTTGGTTAATAGTGCCGTGGGTTGAATTTTTAATCATATGAAAGAATTTGAATGGGTTACTGTTTGCTACAGAAGAGAACATGACCATTCGGAAGCTGAAAGAGCGCAGCATATACAACAAATACATGACCTTCAAGAACATATTCAAGAAAAAGATAGGCAGCTTATTGAGTTACGGGAACAGGTCTGTTTATTTGCACGTATTTGATGTACGTGTATATCCTTACCGAAGTGGAATTTAAGAACTCAAGTTttcaagcatatatatatatatttatttatttattcatggAATGTGCTTTTCTATTAGTTTTCTTTATCCGAACAAACAAATTCCCATCATGGTATTGTTTTGCAATGCTAGACAGTGAATAACAAGTGAGATACAATTTGGAACAAATTGAATAGTATTTTCAGGAAGGAATTGCATACTAATTTAGTTCTAGGGATGCAGTGAGGCCAGTACCTGATAGTGTTAATATTTTCAGCATAGGCTCGCTCAAGAAACCATTCTCTATAAGGACGAACAGTTGAGGGAGGCCCAAGCGTGGATCACTCGTGTTCAGGAAATGGATGCCTTGCAGTCAACTACAATACAAGCTGAATTGCGGGAACGTACAGAACAATATAATCAGCTCTGGCTTGGTTGTCAAAGACAGGttggtttgttttctttctctatctcGTTTTAAggtattttcttctcttgcaaCTTGGGGCGTATGTACAAATGTGGGCATGCAGCCACACACACATTGTGTGCATGTCTATATGCTGAactttcatgtgtttttttttgctaTAGTTTTTCCAAATCACAAGTGATGTTGATACTGTACTTAATTGTAacaagttttgttttctgctAAGCTTGACCACAtgactttgattttttgttggatCATTGATTTCAGTTTGCTGAGATGGAAAGACTTCATATGCATTCAATACAACAGCTTCAACTTGAGCTGGCTGATGCAAGAGAAAGGAGTGGAACTTACACTGATGAATCACGCATAGCACAATCAAATTCTAAGGATGCATCTCAATTTGGTCAGAACAATGGAAACCAGCTCGATATGAATACATCAAGTGGAAATACAGGGGCCATCCCAAATGGGAATTCAGATGATGTTCAATCATTTCCTTCAACTGGAAATGCATCAACTCAGGTAGTTGCTTCTTTTTTGTGGTTATTACTGGTATTGAATTAGGCAATAGTTCTTCTGAAATATtttggatttgagaggtaagAGGAAGGAAATGAAACATGGATAAGGTCCTCagtttgaaatgaaattgataaatagaaatttaaatatatcatTCGATAACCTTAATTTTTCTGGATCATTATTAGATCGACCATGTTGCTGGTGTTCCAATTTCTCCATCATCTCTACTTGGGATGCCTTCCTATCTTCCACCTGGACAGGTGACTGCTCTGCATCCATTTCTTATGCATCAACAAGGGGTACCCCATTCAATGCCACCACAAGTTCCTCAGTCCCATGTTGGGCATTTTCACTCAATACCTGCAATGTCATCTCATCAACAGTGGCAGAACCAACAGGTGGTGATacaagaatatatattttctgtcCTGATTATTGTAATATATAATGGTAACATATTTacattctttattttctctttttaggCTCCATCGGAGGGTTTGCAGATATCTACACAAAATGAACTTCCATCGTCCCAAAATGATCAAAGCATAATAAGATCAGATGTGAAGTACAACTATGAAACATCTGTTAATGGACAATCACTTCATCAAGACTATTTGGATGTTCAAATTAACCAAGGCGCAGAGTCTGATCCTGTAATATCGTCGTCCAGTGGGGAAGCACAGGTAttcttgttatttttcttgttattttttccccaaaaattGAGTAGAAGCaccttaattatttaatttcagGTGCTCCAGTCAATTGATAGAGGTTTCTTGGTCTCATCCCAACCTGAGCAGAGCTTGCAACAAATTTCTTCCCAATTCCACAATTCTTTAAGACTGGATTCTCTTGAACAGAACAGTGAAACTAAGgtatttaacttttttttaaattattttctccCTTTATAGGATTAGGCTGTGTGCAGAAAGTaagtagagaaaaaaattcatactaACTTGCATTTGAACAGGCTTCGGAGCAAAATGTTCAGACCTTGACTGGTCATGGCTTGGAGGGACAAGTTTTAACTACAGAACAACCAATTTCTACCACCAATCTGTCAAAACCTGATACTTCAATCCCTTCAGTCAACCTCATGGAAACCACAATTAACAATGCTGCTGGTGCAGTTTTGCCTGAATTGTTTGCCTCAACCGGGCACAAAAATGCACCGGCAGTGGGAAAGACATCAGAGACTGCGCTTCTTGATGAAAGGTCATTGTTGGCTTGCATGGTTCGCACAATTCCGGCTGGTGGTAGAATTCGCATCAGTTCAACGGTGAGCCTACATTTTATCTACTAGGTCTTTGTAGTGAGTGTggcattttctatttttctcatttctaGTTTAGTTGATAATATTTTTTGCTCTAAGTTCAGCTACCAAATAGGCTTGGGAAGATGCTTGCACCTTTACACTGGCATGATTACAAGAGAAAGTATGGAAAGCTTGATGACTTCGTGGCTAGTCATCGCGAAGTAAGTTGTATAAATGATTTAGaatgtttctgtttttgtatGGATGTATATTATCTCATGAGGAccttaatttgtatttttcagttATTTGTGATTGAGGGCGACTATATTCAGCTTAGGGAAGGAGCACAAGAGATGATAGCAGCTACAGCTGCTGCTGCGAaagttgctgctgctgctctagCATCATGTCCTTACTCTTCAAGCTTGCCTTCTGTGGCTGTTACTCCAGTGGCACAGACTCACCGCTCAAGGAAGATATCATCTCTTGATTCCCAAAACGTGGTCATTTCAACTGCTAATGCAACTGATAATCACTTGCAGTCTGTAAAGCAGAACCATCAATTAAATGGTGTATCCTTTGGTGTTCCTGGAGGTCTCTCAAATGTAAAGATTTTGAGCAAATCTAAGGAATGTTGGGAACTGAATGGCCCTGAAACTAAGTCAAGCCAGTCATCTGTGCTTTTGAATGGTGGAAATGGAGCAATTCTGGATAGATCGAGTGCGAGCAGTACCCAGAGCTCAGGGTTGACCAATGGCCGGTTGAGCTCGAATCTTGTCGGGAAACAACATGGCAGGTGTGCCTCTCTAAACCTTCAAAACTTTTGCAGTTGTATTGTGGTGGATTATGTAGTTAGGCCTACTGATTTATCATTATGTAATGTGCTTAATGGGTTGTTATTGTGACAGGATGAGCAATGCTGCTGCCTTTACTTCCAGAAGATAGTAAGTACGATTACtcaaatattgaaatttgatgGGTGATagttaatataataataactaaaatttctttattattagGTTGTGCTTGCAATGAGGAAGCACATGcaaaatttgttcttttttgccTAGTTTTCATTGTACAAATTCTCACTAGCAGTGTTAATTTGGTGTTGGCAGGAGAGAGAGCAGGGAAAGCATCATCTTATTGTGGATCAGTGTGCGGACAGAAGATTATTTTGGAATGGCAACAGGATTATTATGTGGGAGAATGAATACATCCTCGTAGATTGAATGACCATCAACCTCTTGCATCTTGTAGAATTCTCTGATTGGAAACGTTTGCCctcctttgttttgttttttgttttgggtttaaaAGCCTGTTTTATCATACTCAACTGTATCTGATTCTGCAGTGATTGATATTCATGCACAAAA
Above is a window of Prunus persica cultivar Lovell chromosome G2, Prunus_persica_NCBIv2, whole genome shotgun sequence DNA encoding:
- the LOC18785431 gene encoding uncharacterized protein LOC18785431 isoform X4, with the protein product MEATAAARGSSMPMPPPPTRKEWRAVSDHHSARNVGDEELERSKLGQSDERTIYEGREPVDVDFCSITIDGTLDQDLLQQQIDDVSRQREELQHMEIELKAQMIATSEIIELQNNFDAQIKDHANAAAKLQEQLHEREQTIHDLERKMEEKDRELHAIKLDNEVAWAKEDLLREQNKELANFRREHDHSEAERAQHIQQIHDLQEHIQEKDRQLIELREQHRLAQETILYKDEQLREAQAWITRVQEMDALQSTTIQAELRERTEQYNQLWLGCQRQFAEMERLHMHSIQQLQLELADARERSGTYTDESRIAQSNSKDASQFGQNNGNQLDMNTSSGNTGAIPNGNSDDVQSFPSTGNASTQIDHVAGVPISPSSLLGMPSYLPPGQVTALHPFLMHQQGVPHSMPPQVPQSHVGHFHSIPAMSSHQQWQNQQAPSEGLQISTQNELPSSQNDQSIIRSDVKYNYETSVNGQSLHQDYLDVQINQGAESDPVISSSSGEAQVLQSIDRGFLVSSQPEQSLQQISSQFHNSLRLDSLEQNSETKASEQNVQTLTGHGLEGQVLTTEQPISTTNLSKPDTSIPSVNLMETTINNAAGAVLPELFASTGHKNAPAVGKTSETALLDERSLLACMVRTIPAGGRIRISSTLPNRLGKMLAPLHWHDYKRKYGKLDDFVASHRELFVIEGDYIQLREGAQEMIAATAAAAKVAAAALASCPYSSSLPSVAVTPVAQTHRSRKISSLDSQNVVISTANATDNHLQSVKQNHQLNGVSFGVPGGLSNVKILSKSKECWELNGPETKSSQSSVLLNGGNGAILDRSSASSTQSSGLTNGRLSSNLVGKQHGRMSNAAAFTSRR